ACAGTCCCACCAAGTAATGCACGATGTCCTGGGTGATCACCTGGCCCGGCACCAGCACCGGGATACCCGGCGGATAGGGCACGATTTGGTCGCAGGACACTTTGCCCGCTAGCGCTCCGTTCACCCGGTCCTTCTCGTCCAGCAGCGGCGCGATCTGCCCCCCGCAGTAAAACGCATCCCGCGGCAGGTACTTGAGCTGGGTGAAGCGGGGAATGTCCGGGGTCTGGTACAGCCGCTGGGGAGCGCGGCCCTCGCGGGCGATACGCATCAGGGCATCGTAGAGCCGCGAGCACTTGCTGCGGGTGGTGCCGATGGTGAGCAGCAGCGTGAGCGTGTTGAAGGTGGATTTCTCCACCTGGATGTTGTAGCGGTCGAACAGCTCCCGCTGCAGCTCCTCCACCGTGAGACCGCAGCGGGAGATGTCCACGGTCACCTTGGTCGGATCGAGCTTGATGTTATCGTCCTTCACCTCGTCGGGCAGCAGATCCTCCAGCTCCAGCACCCGGAACACGCCGGTGGCGTTGATCTGCTCGCGCAGCTCCGCCGCCAGCTCCAGCGTGCGCTTGAGCAGCTTGTAGCCTTCCATCACCGCCTGCTTGCGCCCCACGTCCAGGCTCGCGATCATCGCGTACTGGGGACTCGTGGAGGTATGCATGTTGAAGTTTTCCCGGAACAGGTGTTCGTTGAAATCCGGGTCGTTGACATGGATCATGCTGGCCTGGGAGAAGGCGGACAGCACCTTGTGGGTCGATTGAGTGGCGTAGTCTGCGCCTGCTTCCAGCGCCGTGGGCCGCAGGGAGGGATGGAAGCGGGCATGGCCGTACCACGCCTCGTCGATGATCACCTTGATGTTCTTGGCATGGGCCGCCTCCACGATGGGCGCCAGATCGTAGCGCAGCCCGTCGTAGGTGCACGAGGTGAGGACCATGGCCTCGGCGTCCGGGTGCTCCTCGATCGCTTTCAGGATGGTCTTCTTGGGCACCGGGCCGTACACCCCGTACTTCTTGTTGACCGACGAGTCCATGTAGATGGGGTGTGCCCCGGAGAGCACCACACCGTGGTGTACCGACTTGTGGCAGTTGCGGTCCAGGAGCAACTTTTCCCCCGGCGCCAACAAAGTCTGAAAGATGACCTTGTTGGCCGTGGAAGTGCCGTTGGTGGCGAAGAAGGTACGCCGGGCCCCGAACGCCTTGGCCGCCATCTCCTGGGCTTCCCGGATCACGCCGGTGGGCTCCATGAGGGAGTCCAGCATGGGCACCGACACCGATAGGTCGGCGTCGAAAATGTGCTCCCCCATGAACTCATAGAAATCGTTGACCCAGGGGCTTCCGCGCAGCGAATCCCCGGATGAGTGCCCCGGGGTGTGCCAGGCGTCCTTAGCCATCAGCACGTAATTCTTGAGCTGGTCGTAGAAAGGCGTGCGGGCCTTTTCCTGGATCTGGGCCGAAAGAATCCGGTACCAGCCGTTGTAGTCGCGCTCGTCGCGGTAGAAATAGCCGTCCACCGCCTCGGTGAAGAGCGCATCCACGACTTCGTCCTCCTGCTCCTGGGAGATGAGGATGTAGACATCCAACTCGGGCCGGAAGCGGGTAATCCGCTGCACCAGCTCCAGGGCTGACATCTGTAGCGAGCGCTGGCCGTTGGCTTCGGCCTTGAGGGTGTAGAGCCGGTCGTCCACGACCACCGCCTGGATGTCGCCGTCCTCTTCGATCTGGCGCAGCGCTTCCAAGGCCGTGGTGACCCCGACGAAGGTGAGCCCGTAGGGGTTTTCCAGCGTCCGGGCGGCCGCGTTCAGACCCTTGATGATTTCTCTGAGGACCAGGCTCTCGTCGTTGATCACGAGCACGCGGCTCACCGGCTTTTTCATGGGGCAGTAGGGGACTGCGGGTCGGCAAAAAATGCGCTTTATGCGCCAAAACGCTCGCGAACGCAACCCCTGCGGCACGTCCGCCGGGGCAGCCCGCAACCAAAATCGTTATACTTGAACCCTAAAGACCAAGAGATTGCCACGGCAGCGCAGGCATCCTGCCTCGCGCCCGATCCAGGAGGCCCCGGTCCTGCTTCCCGCTATGCGATACCGCCTCGCCTCGCTGCTGCCGCTCCTGGCGGTGGCCCTGGCGCTGACCGCCGGTGCCGCTCCCAAGGACGCTCCGCAAGCCCCTCCCGAGAAGAAGGCGCCTCCTCCCGTGGTGGTCATGTCGTTCCAGGGGCCTATCGGACCGGCCATCGCCGACTTCGTGAGCCGCGGGCTCAGCTTCGCCCAGCGGCAGGGGGCCCAGCTGGTGGTGCTCCAGATCGACACCCCGGGGGGGCTCGACACTTCCATGCGGCAGATCATCAAGGACATCCTGGCCTCCCCCATTCCCGTGACCGTCTTCGTCGGTCCGCGGGGCGCCCGCGCCGCCAGTGCCGGGACTTATATCCTCTACGCCGCCCATATTGCCGCCATGGCGCCAGGCACCAACCTGGGCGCCGCCACGCCCGTGCAGATCGGCGCAGTGCCGCAGCCCCAGAAACCCGAGCAGCCGGCCGACGAGAAGGAGAAGCCCCAGGAGAAAGAGGCAAAGGACGGCCAGAAGGACGGGGCCGGCGACAAAGCGCAGAAGCGCGAAAAGCCCCCCTCCTCCGCCGAGGCCATGCGCAACAAGCAGATCCACGACGCCGCAGCTTACATCCGGGGGCTTGCCCAGCTGCGAGGCCGCAACGCGGAATGGGCGGAAAAAGCGGTACGGGAGGCCGTGAGCCTGTCCGCGGAAGAGGCGGCCAAGATCAACGTCGTCGACCTCGTCGCCGAGGACGTCAATGACCTGCTCAAGAAGCTGCAGGGTAAGGAAGTGGAGACCACCGGCCAGAAGCGCGTCCTGCAACTGGCCGATGCGCCACGGATGGAGTATCTCCCGGACTGGCGCACCAGGCTGCTCGCCATCATCACCGATCCGAGCGTGGCCTACATCCTGATGCTGATCGGCATCTACGGCCTGTTCTTCGAATTCTCCAACCCCGGCTTCGTTCTGCCCGGCGTGGTCGGCGCCATCTGCCTGCTGTTGGCGCTGTTCGCGTTCCAGCTGCTGCCGGTGAACTATGCCGGGCTCGCCCTGATCCTTCTCGGGATCGCCTTCATGATCGGGGAGGCGTTCCTGCCCAGCTTCGGGGTCCTGGGAATCGGGGGAATCGCGGCCTTCGTCATCGGCTCTATCATGCTGATCGACACCGAGGTGCCGGGCTACGGCGTCCCCTGGGAGCTGATCGGGGTCTTCGCCCTGGTGAGCGCTGCGTTCCTGATCCTGGTGCTGAGCATGGCCATGCGAGCCCGCAAGCGGCCGGTTGTCAGCGGCGTCGAAGAAATGGTGGGGGCCATTGGCGAGATGCTCGAAGATGCTCCGAGCGGGGAAGGCCTGGCGCGGGTGCACAGCGAGCTTTGGCGGGTGCGCGCCAAGGGGCCTTTGAGCCGTGGACAGCGAGTGCGCGTCACGGCCGTGAAGGATCTGATGCTGGAAGTGGCGCCTGTGGATTCCAACTAGAGCGGAAAAGGAGCAATGCCCATGTTTCCGGAGATCGGGTTAAGTGGCTTTCTGATTCTTCTCGCCGTCCTCGTCATCGCCTCGTTCCGCATCCTTCGGGAATACGAGCGGGGTGTGGTCTTCATGCTGGGCCGGTTCTGGAAGGTCAAAGGCCCGGGCCTCATCCTCGTGATCCCAGGCCTCCAGCAAATGGTGCGGGTGGACCTGCGAACGGTGACCATGGACGTGCCGAGCCAGGACGTGATCTCGCGCGACAACGTCTCGGTCAAGGTCAACGCCGTCATCTACTTCCGGGTCGTAGACCCGCAGAAGGCCATCATCCAGGTGGAGAACTTCCTGGTGGCCACCAGCCAGCTCGCCCAGACGACGCTCCGGGCGGTGCTCGGCAAGCACGATCTGGACGAGATGCTGGCCGAGCGCGAGAAGCTCAACGTCGACATCCAGCAGACGCTGGACGTGCAAACCGACGCCTGGGGCGTGAAGGTGTCCAACGTGGAGATCAAGCACGTGGACCTGAACGAGTCCATGGTGCGCGCCATCGCCCGCCAAGCAGAGGCCGAGCGCGAGCGACGAGCCAAGATCATCCACGCGGAAGGAGAGCTCCAGGCCGCGGAAAAGCTGCTGCAAGCAGCACAGATGCTAGCGCGGCAGCCCGAAGCCATGCAGCTGCGGTACCTGCAGACCCTGACTCAGATCGCGGGAGACAAGTCCCACACCATCGTGTTCCCGCTGCCGGTGGACATCATCTCGCTCATGACCGAGACCCTGAAGCGGACCAAGGAGCAGCGGCCCGTAGCATAGCCTGTCCGGGGCCCGCCTGGAGGCCGCTCTCAAAAAAAGCACGCGGCCCGGGATTTCCGGGCCGCGTGCTTCCCCACCGCTTAATCTGCGATCGCCTCAGGCCATCGCTTTGATGGCGTGGGCCAGCCGGCTCTTGTAACGGGCCACGGTGTTCTTGTGGACGATGCCCTTGTCGGCGATCCGATCAACGGTGCTCACGCACTGGCGGAACTGCGCCTCGGCAGCCGCCTTGTCGCCCGCCTGGATCGCCTTGCGAACCTTTTTGATGGCGGTACGAAGCTCCGAGCGCAGCGACATGTTGTGCAGGCGCCGCTTGGCGGCTTGCCGAGCTCGCTTGCGAGCTTGGGCGGTGTTGGCCATGGAGTGATACCTAAGGTCCTGTTACAGAAGGGGCGAATGATACGGAAATCGTCCCGCTTTGGCAAGGCACGCGGCAAGCCGCCAAGCCGGGCACGCCGCCGGCGCTGACGCGCTGTCCCGGCGCCGCGTTTCCGATTATCATCGCGCCAGCCCTCGACGCCTCTATCGAGCCCCCGGCCTCCTGCATGAACCTCCTGCGCGCCGTTGCCACTGTGAGCAGCATGACGCTGCTGTCGCGGATTCTGGGCTTCGCGCGCGACGTGGTCATTGCCCGGGTGTTCGGAGCGGGGCTCGCCACCGATGCCTTCTTCGTCGCGTTTCGGATCCCCAACCTCCTGCGGCGGCTGTTCGCCGAAGGGGCGTTCTCCCAAGCTTTCGTCCCGGTGCTGGCCGAGTACCGCAACCGGCACGGCCACGACGCGACGCGCGAGCTGGTGGACCACGTGGCCGCAGCGCTGGCCCTCGCCCTGGCGGTGGTGATCGCGCTGGGAGTGCTCGCCGCCCCCCTCCTCATCTACGTGAGCGCCCCCGGCTTCTCGGCGACGCCGGAGCGCTTCGAGCTGACCGTGCAGCTGCTGCGCATCACTTTCCCGTACATCGGCTTCATTTCCCTCACCGCGCTTGCCGCCGGCATCCTCAATACCTATAGCCGCTTCTCGGTGCCCGCGCTCACGCCGGTGCTGCTTAACCTGTCCTTCATCGTCAGCGCCCTGTGGCTCGCCCCTCGCATGGACCCCCCCATCCTGGCCCTCGCCTGGGCGGTTTTCATCGGCGGCGCAGCCCAGCTCCTGTTCCAGGTCCCCTTCCTGGTCCGGCTGGACCTGCTGCCACGATTCCGCTGGCGCATGGGCGATGCGGGGGTACGGCGTATCCTCCGGCTCATGGGACCGGCGCTCTTTGGCGTGTCGATCGGTCAACTGAGCCTGCTCATCAACACCATCTTCGCTTCGTTCCTGGCCACCGGAAGCGTTTCCTGGCTGTACTACGCCGACCGGCTGATGGAGTTCCCGACCGGGCTCCTGGGCGTCGCCCTCGGCACGGTGCTTCTGCCAAGCCTGGCCAAGCACCACGCTCAAGCCCACCCCGAGGAATACTCGAAGCTGCTCGACTGGGGACTGCGGCTCACCGTGATGCTCACGCTGCCGGCGGCGGTGGCGCTGGCCGTGCTCTCCGTCCCGCTCGTGGCCACCCTGTTCCACCACGGGCAATTCGGGGCCGAGGACGTGTGGATGACCCGCCAAGCCGTGGTGGCTTACAGCGTGGGCCTGACCGGCCTCATCATGGTCAAGGTGCTGGCGCCGGGTTTCTACGCCCGCCAAGACATCCGCACCCCCGTGCGGATCGCCGTCATCACGCTGCTCTCCACCCAGGCCATGAACCTGGCATTCATCTTTCCCCTGAAACACGCGGGCCTCGCGCTGGCCATCAGCCTGGGTGCGTGCCTGAATGCGGCGCTTCTCTACCGCCGTCTGCGCCGGGAGGGAATCTACCGGCCCTTGCCGGGCTGGAAGGTGTTCCTCCTGAAAATCGCTGCGGCGCTCGCGGCCATGACGGCAGTGCTGTGGTTCGCAGCCGGCCCCGATGCCGCCTGGCTCGCAGCGCCCGCGGTCCGCCGGATCGCCCATCTCGCGCAAGTGATCGCCGCCGCCGCGGCCACTTACTTCTTCGTCCTCTGGCTGCTCGGATTGCGGCTGAGGGATTTTTCCCGGCGGGCGGTGTAACGCCTTTCGCCGCGCCGCAACCGGTCAAACGCTCCGGCCCTGTTTGAGAAGGCTTTTCACCGCCCCTGAGACCACCACCTCGCCGCTACGGGCGTAGCGTTCGTGGTTGTCCTCGATGTCCTTGAGGTCGTAGAGGTAGTTCACCATCACGCCCAGCGACTGCCGCATTCCCTTGGGAGAGGTGTCGGCGAGCCAGTTGATCCGCTCCAGCCGCGCCCCATTGCCCAGATGGAAGCGGGCCACCGGGTCCAGCGGGCGGCCGCCTTCCTTGGCCTCCAGCAGGTAACGGGCGCAGAGCCGGATCAACGGTGCCTGCAAGGCGTCGCGCACCGGCGCCGAGTATATCCAGTCATCCCCGGACAAGAGCTGCCGCAAACCGCCTTCAGGGTCTGCCGTGCCGCTCGCTTCGAGGAGGCGTTTGGACTCGGCCGCGGTCAAAAGGGGTTCCGACCCCTCCAGCTTCGCCTGCAGCCAGCGCCGAAAAAGCGGCACCGGAGACAAGGTCACGAACGTCTTGAGATTGGGCAACTCCTCTCGGAGGTCGTCGATCACCCGCTTCAACAGGAAGTGGCCGAAGCTCACGCCCCGCAGCCCCCGCTGGGTGTTGGAGATCGAGTAGAACACCGCTGTATCGGCCTTGCGGGGGTCGCCCACGGGGGCACGCTCATCCAGGAGCGCTTGGATGCTGTCGGCGATGCGCCGAACCAGGGCGACCTCGACGAAGATGAGGGGCTCGTCCGGCATCTGCGGGTGGAAGAAGGCGTAGCAGCGGCGGTCTGCATCGAGCCGGTGCCGTAGATCGCTCCAGGAGCGGATCTCGTGGACCGCCTCGTAGGCGAACAGCTTCTCCAAAAGGACGGCGGGCGACTCCCAGGTGATGCGCCGCAGCTCTAGGAAGCCCACGTCGAACCAGCTCGCCAACAGCCCTTCGAGCTCCCGGTCCAGAATGGCCAGCTCCGGCGTATCCCGCATCATGCGCAGCACATCAGCCCGGAGGTCCACCAGGAACTTCACGCCTTGGGGCAGGGCGTTGAACTGGGTGAAGATGCGAAGCCGCGGCGGCCTCAGCGCCTCTGCGAGCCGGGCGGCTGCCAGGGCCCGGCTCCCGTCCGATGCGCGCCGGTAGGCGTCGACGGCGGCGTCCACCGCTGCGAAATCGGGACCGAACTCCCGAGCCACCAGGAGCAGGAATTCCCGCCGCCCCGGATCGGGCAGCCCGAGGTAGATCTCGCCCAGCTCGGCGGCCCGCGCCCGGGCCGAGACCTGACCCCCGACTTCCTGGACGCACTCGTTGAGGGTGTGGCGAATCTGGGAGAGCTGGCGCGCACTGAGATGGGTGACACTTTCCGGCTGCGCGCCCCCTTGGGCGCTCTGGACGACACCCCGCCATAACTTTCGCAGCCCCTTCAGCCCCCGTGCGATCAGCCCTTCCCGCTCGACGTTCTCCACCCTGGTCTCCGCTCGCGTACGCCTGGCCGCTGCTGGCCAGACCGACGATCCGCCTCGATCGGTATCCTTTCACCACGACGAGCAGTCAGCATGCCCGCCAGAAAAACGCCGCGAACCTCACCGCGGTTTCTTTCTTCCGTTTCGTTTCTCCGTCCGACTAAAGCTCGTAATCGCTTCCGCCGCCGGCCAGCGTGGCCTCCACCACCGACCGCGACAAGTGCGGCGCGAACAGTTGGATGAAGTCGTAGACGTACGCCCGCAAATAGGCGCCGCGACGCAATGCGATGCGCGTGAGACTAGACTCGAACAAGTGGCTTGCGTCGACGGCCTTGAGGCTCTTATCCAATTCGGGGTCGTACGCCATGCGGGCCACGATCCCGACGCCTAGGCCCAGCGCCACGTAGGTTTTGATCACGTCCGAATCCAAGGCGGTCAGGACCACGTTGGGCTTTAAGCCCCGCTGCTCGAACGCCCGCTGGATCTGGGTGCGCCCAGTGAAGGCGAAGTCGTAGGTGATGAGTGGATAGCGAGCAATAGCTTCCAAGGTCAGCGTGGGCTCCTTGAACAGGGGATGCTTCGGAGGCGCCACCACGCAATGGTTCCACTGGTAGCAGGGCAGCGTCACCAGCTTGTCATAGAGCGCAAGGGACTCCGTGGCGATGGCCAGGTCCGCTTCCCCTGCCATGACCGCCTCGGCGATCTGGACGGGGTTGCCCTGTTTGAGGCTCAGCTTCACCTGCGGGTATTGGGCGCGGAACTTCTGGATCACCGGCGGCAGCGCGTAGCGGGCCTGGGTATGGGTGGTGGCGATGGCCAAGCTGCCGCTCGCCTGGGCGCTGAATTCCTCGCCGACCCGCTTCAGGTTTTCCACCTCCTCGAGAATGCGGCGGGCGATGGCGAGCGCCGCTTCCCCGGGCGGTGTGATCTCGGTGATGCGCTTGCCTTTGCGTACGAACAAGCGCACCCCCAGCTCCTCTTCCAGCAAGCGGATTTGCTTGCTGACGCCGGGCTGGGAGGTGTACAGGGCGTTGGCGGCCTCGGAAACGTTCAACCCCCGCTTGGCCACTTCGCACAGATAGCGTAACTGCTGCAACTTCATCGGACTATTAATACCTTAGGGTTATTAGAGTCTAGCATAATATTCTTTGCGAGCATTAGTAGGGTTGTTACGATGGGGCTCGCCTTTCGGGATGGAGAACCCGATGCGAGCATGCGACGAGATTGCGGCCAAAGTGTCCGATTCACGGGCGCCATGGCGGTCCAGGGAAGCTGCAGGCCGCGGCGACGCGCCTGCTGAGCAGCTTTCCCATCCGGGGCGCGGCGGGTTCGGCGCGTTCCGGCTTCAGGCCGGGCAGGACCCGCTCGCGGCGCCCGCCAGCCGTGACGACTACAGCAAAGCCTCCCCCGTGAAGCGGCCGGTGCCGCGCTTGCGGCGGCTTCTGGCGGCCCCATGAGCCAGGAAACACCCTCCGGCAAGGTCTATTTTGTGGGCGCGGGGCCGGGCGCTCCCGACCTGATCACGGTGCGCGGGGCACGACTTCTGGCCCAGGCGCACATCGTGTTCCACGACGCACTGGTACACCCCGACACGCTGGCTCTCGCCACAGGGGCGAAGAAAGTGAGCGTCGGCAAGCGCCACGGCAGCCCCTCGGTGGACCAGCGCTTCATCAACCGCAGCCTCGTGGAAGCGGCGCGGCGCCACCCCATCGTGGTGCGCCTGAAAGGCGGCGATCCAAGCCTGTTCGGCCGGCTGCAGGAAGAAATGGATGCGCTGCAGGCAGCACGCGTCCCTTATGAGGTGGTGCCGGGCGTGACCGCCGCCACCGCAGCAGCAGCGGCCCTCGGCCTCTCCCTCACGCGCCGGGGAACGAGCCGCAGCGTCACCTTCGTGACGCCCCGGGTGGGCCGCGACGAAGCCCCGGCGGACTGGGCCACCCCCGCCGCGGCGGCAGACACCATGGCCATTTACATGGGCGTCGGCGAGGCAGCCCGGGTCGCCGCAACGCTCATTGCCGGCGGCGTGCCCCCCGCCACGCCGGTGGCCATCGTCGAAAACGCTTCGCTCGAAAGCCAGCGCAGCGTCCTGACCACGCTAGAGGCTTTGCGCAAAGGCATCCAGCTCAAACCGGAAGGCCCCGCCCTGATCCTGGCGGGCCGTTCGGTGAGGGCTCTCGCCACCGAAGAAGCGCACCGGGCAGACCCCACGCCCTTCCGCGTTCTGCTGCCATAAGGCGGACCCAGTCCCACTCGGTTGTCCTCGCCCCCGGACGCTGGACCGGGTGGCTAAAAACACGCTATCATTCAAGCTTTTATTTTTCACCGCATGGTCATCTGCCGCGGCATACCGCGCGCCTCGATCGGACCGCTCGCCCTGACAATCGGGAATTTCGACGGGGTGCACCTCGGTCACCAGGCTGTGTTCTCGCGCCTGGTGGCGGTTTCGCGCGCCTTGGGCGCGCCTGCCTGCGTGATGACCTTCGAGCCCCATCCCCGCGAGTTCTTTGCTCCCGAGCAAGCGCCCACCCGGCTCACCAGCCTGCGGGAGAAGCTGGAATTGCTCGCTCGCTTCGGGATCGAGCGGGTACAGATCATCCGCTTCGACGGCCGTTTCGCGCAGGTAAGCGCGGAAGCGTTTGTCACCGACATCCTGCACCGGGCGCTGGGGGTTCGCTGGCTGCTGGTGGGCGATGACTTCCGCTTCGGCGCCCGGCGGGCGGGTGACTTCCAGCTCCTTGTCCGCATGGGCAAGACGCTCGGCTTCGACGTGGAAGCCATGCCCACCGTGACCGTCGGGGAACTGCGGGTATCGAGCACTGCGGTCCGGGCGGCGCTCGCCCGCGGCGATCTGAACACGGCACGCCAGCTTCTGGGGCGGCCCTACAGCATCAGCGGCCGGGTCGTGGACGGCCAGAAGCTGGGCAAAAAGCTCGGTTTCCCCACCGCCAACGTGCTGATGAAGCGCAACCGCCCCCCCTTCACCGGCATCTTCGCGGTGGAGGTGGAAGGCATCGATCGTCGGCCGTTGCGCGGCGTGGCGAGCCTGGGAGTACGCCCCACCATCCACGAGAAGGGGCATCCCACCCTGGAAGTGCATCTGTTCGACTTCGACCGCCTCATCTACGGCCGCCACCTGCGGGTCAACTTCCTGGCCAAGCTCCGCGACGAGGAAAAATACCCGGACTTGGAGACCCTCGCCCGCCAGATTGGTCGAGATGTGGAAAATGCGCACAAGTTCTTCGCGAGCCTCGACCAGGCTTGAGCCCGCCATGCGCTGAACGCCCGGTGCCGATCGCTTCGACGAGAAGAGTCCTTTGCCGATGACCGACTACAAGAAAACGCTCAATCTCCCCGAGACGCCTTTCCCCATGCGGGGCGACCTGGCCCGCCGGGAGCCCGAAATGCTCAAGCGCTGGCAGGAAAAGCGCCTCTACCAGCGCATCCGGGAAGTCGCCCGCGGCCGGCCAAAATTCATTCTCCACGATGGCCCTCCCTACGCCAACGGGGACATCCACATCGGCCACGCGGTCAACAAGATCCTCAAAGACATCATCATCAAGAGCAAGACGCTGGCGGGATTCGATGCTCCTTATGTGCCTGGCTGGGACTGCCATGGATTGCCCATCGAGCACCAGGTGGAAAAGCTCTACGGCAAGCAGCTTCCGCCCGCCCAGTTTCGGGAGCTGTGCCGCCAGTACGCCGCCACCCAGGTCAAGCGCCAAAAGGCGGACTTCGTCCGCCTGGGAGTGCTCGGCGACTGGGAACGCCCCTACCTTACCATGGACTACAAGACGGAGGCCGACATCATCCGGGCTTTCGGCAAACTCCATCGCAACGGTTATCTCCAGCGAGGAG
This DNA window, taken from Pelomicrobium methylotrophicum, encodes the following:
- a CDS encoding bifunctional riboflavin kinase/FAD synthetase; its protein translation is MVICRGIPRASIGPLALTIGNFDGVHLGHQAVFSRLVAVSRALGAPACVMTFEPHPREFFAPEQAPTRLTSLREKLELLARFGIERVQIIRFDGRFAQVSAEAFVTDILHRALGVRWLLVGDDFRFGARRAGDFQLLVRMGKTLGFDVEAMPTVTVGELRVSSTAVRAALARGDLNTARQLLGRPYSISGRVVDGQKLGKKLGFPTANVLMKRNRPPFTGIFAVEVEGIDRRPLRGVASLGVRPTIHEKGHPTLEVHLFDFDRLIYGRHLRVNFLAKLRDEEKYPDLETLARQIGRDVENAHKFFASLDQA
- a CDS encoding NfeD family protein, with the translated sequence MRYRLASLLPLLAVALALTAGAAPKDAPQAPPEKKAPPPVVVMSFQGPIGPAIADFVSRGLSFAQRQGAQLVVLQIDTPGGLDTSMRQIIKDILASPIPVTVFVGPRGARAASAGTYILYAAHIAAMAPGTNLGAATPVQIGAVPQPQKPEQPADEKEKPQEKEAKDGQKDGAGDKAQKREKPPSSAEAMRNKQIHDAAAYIRGLAQLRGRNAEWAEKAVREAVSLSAEEAAKINVVDLVAEDVNDLLKKLQGKEVETTGQKRVLQLADAPRMEYLPDWRTRLLAIITDPSVAYILMLIGIYGLFFEFSNPGFVLPGVVGAICLLLALFAFQLLPVNYAGLALILLGIAFMIGEAFLPSFGVLGIGGIAAFVIGSIMLIDTEVPGYGVPWELIGVFALVSAAFLILVLSMAMRARKRPVVSGVEEMVGAIGEMLEDAPSGEGLARVHSELWRVRAKGPLSRGQRVRVTAVKDLMLEVAPVDSN
- a CDS encoding malonyl-CoA decarboxylase, whose translation is MENVEREGLIARGLKGLRKLWRGVVQSAQGGAQPESVTHLSARQLSQIRHTLNECVQEVGGQVSARARAAELGEIYLGLPDPGRREFLLLVAREFGPDFAAVDAAVDAYRRASDGSRALAAARLAEALRPPRLRIFTQFNALPQGVKFLVDLRADVLRMMRDTPELAILDRELEGLLASWFDVGFLELRRITWESPAVLLEKLFAYEAVHEIRSWSDLRHRLDADRRCYAFFHPQMPDEPLIFVEVALVRRIADSIQALLDERAPVGDPRKADTAVFYSISNTQRGLRGVSFGHFLLKRVIDDLREELPNLKTFVTLSPVPLFRRWLQAKLEGSEPLLTAAESKRLLEASGTADPEGGLRQLLSGDDWIYSAPVRDALQAPLIRLCARYLLEAKEGGRPLDPVARFHLGNGARLERINWLADTSPKGMRQSLGVMVNYLYDLKDIEDNHERYARSGEVVVSGAVKSLLKQGRSV
- the cobA gene encoding uroporphyrinogen-III C-methyltransferase; its protein translation is MSQETPSGKVYFVGAGPGAPDLITVRGARLLAQAHIVFHDALVHPDTLALATGAKKVSVGKRHGSPSVDQRFINRSLVEAARRHPIVVRLKGGDPSLFGRLQEEMDALQAARVPYEVVPGVTAATAAAAALGLSLTRRGTSRSVTFVTPRVGRDEAPADWATPAAAADTMAIYMGVGEAARVAATLIAGGVPPATPVAIVENASLESQRSVLTTLEALRKGIQLKPEGPALILAGRSVRALATEEAHRADPTPFRVLLP
- the cysB gene encoding HTH-type transcriptional regulator CysB, encoding MKLQQLRYLCEVAKRGLNVSEAANALYTSQPGVSKQIRLLEEELGVRLFVRKGKRITEITPPGEAALAIARRILEEVENLKRVGEEFSAQASGSLAIATTHTQARYALPPVIQKFRAQYPQVKLSLKQGNPVQIAEAVMAGEADLAIATESLALYDKLVTLPCYQWNHCVVAPPKHPLFKEPTLTLEAIARYPLITYDFAFTGRTQIQRAFEQRGLKPNVVLTALDSDVIKTYVALGLGVGIVARMAYDPELDKSLKAVDASHLFESSLTRIALRRGAYLRAYVYDFIQLFAPHLSRSVVEATLAGGGSDYEL
- a CDS encoding slipin family protein encodes the protein MFPEIGLSGFLILLAVLVIASFRILREYERGVVFMLGRFWKVKGPGLILVIPGLQQMVRVDLRTVTMDVPSQDVISRDNVSVKVNAVIYFRVVDPQKAIIQVENFLVATSQLAQTTLRAVLGKHDLDEMLAEREKLNVDIQQTLDVQTDAWGVKVSNVEIKHVDLNESMVRAIARQAEAERERRAKIIHAEGELQAAEKLLQAAQMLARQPEAMQLRYLQTLTQIAGDKSHTIVFPLPVDIISLMTETLKRTKEQRPVA
- a CDS encoding aminotransferase class I/II-fold pyridoxal phosphate-dependent enzyme, coding for MKKPVSRVLVINDESLVLREIIKGLNAAARTLENPYGLTFVGVTTALEALRQIEEDGDIQAVVVDDRLYTLKAEANGQRSLQMSALELVQRITRFRPELDVYILISQEQEDEVVDALFTEAVDGYFYRDERDYNGWYRILSAQIQEKARTPFYDQLKNYVLMAKDAWHTPGHSSGDSLRGSPWVNDFYEFMGEHIFDADLSVSVPMLDSLMEPTGVIREAQEMAAKAFGARRTFFATNGTSTANKVIFQTLLAPGEKLLLDRNCHKSVHHGVVLSGAHPIYMDSSVNKKYGVYGPVPKKTILKAIEEHPDAEAMVLTSCTYDGLRYDLAPIVEAAHAKNIKVIIDEAWYGHARFHPSLRPTALEAGADYATQSTHKVLSAFSQASMIHVNDPDFNEHLFRENFNMHTSTSPQYAMIASLDVGRKQAVMEGYKLLKRTLELAAELREQINATGVFRVLELEDLLPDEVKDDNIKLDPTKVTVDISRCGLTVEELQRELFDRYNIQVEKSTFNTLTLLLTIGTTRSKCSRLYDALMRIAREGRAPQRLYQTPDIPRFTQLKYLPRDAFYCGGQIAPLLDEKDRVNGALAGKVSCDQIVPYPPGIPVLVPGQVITQDIVHYLVGLLRSPKKVELHGIVYDGYLPCVRVLTSAEERGLRKIGR
- the rpsT gene encoding 30S ribosomal protein S20, with the translated sequence MANTAQARKRARQAAKRRLHNMSLRSELRTAIKKVRKAIQAGDKAAAEAQFRQCVSTVDRIADKGIVHKNTVARYKSRLAHAIKAMA
- the murJ gene encoding murein biosynthesis integral membrane protein MurJ, which translates into the protein MNLLRAVATVSSMTLLSRILGFARDVVIARVFGAGLATDAFFVAFRIPNLLRRLFAEGAFSQAFVPVLAEYRNRHGHDATRELVDHVAAALALALAVVIALGVLAAPLLIYVSAPGFSATPERFELTVQLLRITFPYIGFISLTALAAGILNTYSRFSVPALTPVLLNLSFIVSALWLAPRMDPPILALAWAVFIGGAAQLLFQVPFLVRLDLLPRFRWRMGDAGVRRILRLMGPALFGVSIGQLSLLINTIFASFLATGSVSWLYYADRLMEFPTGLLGVALGTVLLPSLAKHHAQAHPEEYSKLLDWGLRLTVMLTLPAAVALAVLSVPLVATLFHHGQFGAEDVWMTRQAVVAYSVGLTGLIMVKVLAPGFYARQDIRTPVRIAVITLLSTQAMNLAFIFPLKHAGLALAISLGACLNAALLYRRLRREGIYRPLPGWKVFLLKIAAALAAMTAVLWFAAGPDAAWLAAPAVRRIAHLAQVIAAAAATYFFVLWLLGLRLRDFSRRAV